From Opisthocomus hoazin isolate bOpiHoa1 chromosome 28, bOpiHoa1.hap1, whole genome shotgun sequence, the proteins below share one genomic window:
- the FGFR1 gene encoding fibroblast growth factor receptor 1 isoform X5: MLTWRCLILWAVLVTAALSAARPAPTLPDQALPKAKIEVESHSAHPGDLLQLRCRLRDDVQSINWVRDGVQLAENNRTRITGEEVEVRDAVPEDSGLYACMTNSPSGSETTYFSVNVSDALPSAEDDDDEDDSSSEEKEADNTKPNQAIAPYWTYPEKMEKKLHAVPAAKTVKFKCPSSGTPNPTLRWLKNGKEFKPDHRIGGYKVRYATWSIIMDSVVPSDKGNYTCIVENKYGSINHTYQLDVVERSPHRPILQAGLPANKTVALGSNVEFVCKVYSDPQPHIQWLKHIEVNGSKIGPDNLPYVQILKHSGINSSDAEVLTLYNVTEAESGEYVCKVSNYIGEANQSAWLTVTRPLAKAIEDTPAMMTSPLYLEIIIYCTGAFLISCMVVTVIIYKMKSTTKKTDFNSQLAVHKLAKSIPLRRQVTVSADSSSSMNSGVMLVRPSRLSSSGTPMLAGVSEYELPEDPRWELPRDRLILGKPLGEGCFGQVVLAEAIGLDKEKPNRVTKVAVKMLKSDATEKDLSDLISEMEMMKMIGKHKNIINLLGACTQDGPLYVIVEYASKGNLREYLQARRPPGMEYCYNPARVPEEQLSFKDLVSCAYQVARGMEYLASKKCIHRDLAARNVLVTEDNVMKIADFGLARDIHHIDYYKKTTNGRLPVKWMAPEALFDRIYTHQSDVWSFGVLLWEIFTLGGSPYPGVPVEELFKLLKEGHRMDKPSNCTNELYMMMRDCWHAVPSQRPTFKQLVEDLDRIVAMTSNQEYLDLSMPLDQYSPGFPDTRSSTCSSGEDSVFSHDPLPDEPCLPRFPPQHTNGGLKRH; encoded by the exons ATGTTGACCTGGCGGTGCCTCATCCTTTGGGCTGTGCTGGTCACAGCCGCGCTCTCCGCTGCCAGGCCGGCCCCCACCCTGCCCGACCAAG ctctgcccaaAGCAAAAATCGAAGTGGAGTCCCACTCGGCCCACCCCGGCGACCTCCTCCAGCTGCGCTGCCGGCTGAGGGATGACGTCCAGAGCATCAACTGGGTGCGCGACGGCGTCCAGCTGGCCGAGAACAACCGGACGCGCATTACCGGGGAGGAGGTAGAGGTCAGGGACGCGGTGCCCGAGGACTCGGGGCTCTATGCCTGCATGACCAACAGCCCCTCGGGAAGCGAGACCACCTACTTCTCCGTGAACGTCTCAG ACGCGCTGCCCTCCGCGGAGGATGATGACGACGAAGATGATTCCTCTTcggaggagaaggaggcagacAACACCAAGCCAAACC aGGCCATCGCTCCGTACTGGACCTATCCCGAGAAGATGGAGAAGAAGCTCCACGCCGTCCCCGCCGCCAAAACGGTGAAATTCAAGTGTCCGTCGAGCGGGACGCCCAACCCCACGCTGCGCTGGCTGAAGAACGGCAAGGAGTTCAAACCCGACCACCGCATCGGCGGCTACAAG GTCCGCTACGCGACCTGGAGCATCATCATGGACTCGGTGGTGCCGTCCGATAAGGGCAACTACACCTGCATCGTGGAGAACAAATACGGGAGCATCAACCACACCTACCAGCTGGATGTCGTGG AGCGGTCCCCGCACCGGCCCatcctgcaggcagggctgcccgccAACAAGACGGTGGCCCTGGGCAGCAACGTCGAGTTCGTCTGCAAGGTCTACAGCGACCCGCAGCCCCACATCCAGTGGCTGAAGCACATCGAGGTGAACGGCAGCAAGATCGGCCCCGACAACCTGCCCTACGTGCAGATCCTGAAG CACTCGGGGATTAATAGCTCTGACGCGGAGGTGCTGACCCTGTATAATGTGACAGAGGCGGAGAGCGGGGAGTATGTTTGTAAGGTTTCCAATTATATTGGCGAGGCCAACCAGTCTGCGTGGCTCACGGTCACCAGACCTCTGGCGAAAG CTATCGAGGACACCCCGGCCATGATGACGTCCCCCCTCTACCTGGAGATCATCATTTACTGCACCGGGGCCTTCCTCATCTCCTGCATGGTGGTGACCGTCATCATCTACAAGATGAAGAGCACCACCAAGAAGACGGACTTCAACAGCCAGCTGGCCGTGCACAAGCTGGCCAAGAGCATCCCCCTGCGCAGACAGGTAACAG TGTCGGCCGACTCCAGCTCCTCCATGAACTCGGGCGTGATGCTGGTCCGGCCCTCGCGGCTCTCCTCCAGCGGCACCCCGATGCTGGCCGGCGTCTCCGAGTACGAGCTCCCCGAGGACCCGCGCTGGGAGCTGCCCCGGGACAG GCTGATCCTGGGCAAGCCCCTGGGCGAAGGGTGCTTCGGGCAGGTGGTGCTGGCAGAAGCCATCGGCCTGGACAAGGAGAAGCCGAACCGCGTCACCAAGGTGGCGGTGAAGATGCTCAAGT CTGACGCCACGGAGAAGGACTTGTCCGACCTCATCTCCGAGATGGAGATGATGAAGATGATCGGCAAGCACAAGAACATCATCAACCTGCTGGGAGCCTGCACGCAGGACG GACCCCTCTACGTGATCGTGGAGTACGCCAGCAAGGGCAACCTGCGGGAGTACCTGCAAGCCCGGCGGCCCCCCGGCATGGAGTACTGCTACAACCCGGCCCGCGTCCCCGAGGAGCAGCTCTCCTTCAAGGACCTGGTCTCCTGTGCCTACCAGGTGGCCCGGGGCATGGAGTACCTGGCCTCCAAGAAG tgcatccacagggacctggcgGCCAGGAACGTCCTGGTGACCGAGGACAACGTGATGAAGATCGCTGACTTCGGTCTGGCCCGCGACATCCACCACATAGATTACTACAAGAAGACGACAAAC GGCCGGCTGCCGGTGAAGTGGATGGCCCCGGAGGCTCTGTTCGACCGGATATACACGCACCAGAGCGACGT GTGGTCCTTCGGCGTGCTGCTGTGGGAGATCTTCACGCTGGGCGGCTCGCCCTACCCCGGCGTGCCCGTCGAGGAGCTCTTCAAGCTGCTGAAGGAAGGTCACAGGATGGACAAGCCCAGCAACTGCACCAACGAGCT GTACATGATGATGCGGGACTGCTGGCACGCCGTCCCCTCCCAGAGACCCACCTTCAAGCAGCTGGTGGAAGATCTGGATAGAATCGTGGCCATGACCTCCAACCAG GAGTACCTGGACCTCTCCATGCCGCTGGATCAGTATTCTCCCGGCTTCCCGGACACGCGCAGCTCCACCTGCTCCTCGGGGGAGGACTCGGTTTTCTCCCACGACCCCCTGCCAGACGAGCCGTGCCTTCCCCGGTTCCCCCCTCAGCACACCAACGGCGGGCTGAAGCGACACTGA
- the FGFR1 gene encoding fibroblast growth factor receptor 1 isoform X4, protein MLTWRCLILWAVLVTAALSAARPAPTLPDQALPKAKIEVESHSAHPGDLLQLRCRLRDDVQSINWVRDGVQLAENNRTRITGEEVEVRDAVPEDSGLYACMTNSPSGSETTYFSVNVSDALPSAEDDDDEDDSSSEEKEADNTKPNQAIAPYWTYPEKMEKKLHAVPAAKTVKFKCPSSGTPNPTLRWLKNGKEFKPDHRIGGYKVRYATWSIIMDSVVPSDKGNYTCIVENKYGSINHTYQLDVVERSPHRPILQAGLPANKTVALGSNVEFVCKVYSDPQPHIQWLKHIEVNGSKIGPDNLPYVQILKTAGVNTTDKEMEVLHLRNVSFEDAGEYTCLAGNSIGISHHSAWLTVLEAIEDTPAMMTSPLYLEIIIYCTGAFLISCMVVTVIIYKMKSTTKKTDFNSQLAVHKLAKSIPLRRQVTVSADSSSSMNSGVMLVRPSRLSSSGTPMLAGVSEYELPEDPRWELPRDRLILGKPLGEGCFGQVVLAEAIGLDKEKPNRVTKVAVKMLKSDATEKDLSDLISEMEMMKMIGKHKNIINLLGACTQDGPLYVIVEYASKGNLREYLQARRPPGMEYCYNPARVPEEQLSFKDLVSCAYQVARGMEYLASKKCIHRDLAARNVLVTEDNVMKIADFGLARDIHHIDYYKKTTNGRLPVKWMAPEALFDRIYTHQSDVWSFGVLLWEIFTLGGSPYPGVPVEELFKLLKEGHRMDKPSNCTNELYMMMRDCWHAVPSQRPTFKQLVEDLDRIVAMTSNQEYLDLSMPLDQYSPGFPDTRSSTCSSGEDSVFSHDPLPDEPCLPRFPPQHTNGGLKRH, encoded by the exons ATGTTGACCTGGCGGTGCCTCATCCTTTGGGCTGTGCTGGTCACAGCCGCGCTCTCCGCTGCCAGGCCGGCCCCCACCCTGCCCGACCAAG ctctgcccaaAGCAAAAATCGAAGTGGAGTCCCACTCGGCCCACCCCGGCGACCTCCTCCAGCTGCGCTGCCGGCTGAGGGATGACGTCCAGAGCATCAACTGGGTGCGCGACGGCGTCCAGCTGGCCGAGAACAACCGGACGCGCATTACCGGGGAGGAGGTAGAGGTCAGGGACGCGGTGCCCGAGGACTCGGGGCTCTATGCCTGCATGACCAACAGCCCCTCGGGAAGCGAGACCACCTACTTCTCCGTGAACGTCTCAG ACGCGCTGCCCTCCGCGGAGGATGATGACGACGAAGATGATTCCTCTTcggaggagaaggaggcagacAACACCAAGCCAAACC aGGCCATCGCTCCGTACTGGACCTATCCCGAGAAGATGGAGAAGAAGCTCCACGCCGTCCCCGCCGCCAAAACGGTGAAATTCAAGTGTCCGTCGAGCGGGACGCCCAACCCCACGCTGCGCTGGCTGAAGAACGGCAAGGAGTTCAAACCCGACCACCGCATCGGCGGCTACAAG GTCCGCTACGCGACCTGGAGCATCATCATGGACTCGGTGGTGCCGTCCGATAAGGGCAACTACACCTGCATCGTGGAGAACAAATACGGGAGCATCAACCACACCTACCAGCTGGATGTCGTGG AGCGGTCCCCGCACCGGCCCatcctgcaggcagggctgcccgccAACAAGACGGTGGCCCTGGGCAGCAACGTCGAGTTCGTCTGCAAGGTCTACAGCGACCCGCAGCCCCACATCCAGTGGCTGAAGCACATCGAGGTGAACGGCAGCAAGATCGGCCCCGACAACCTGCCCTACGTGCAGATCCTGAAG ACGGCTGGCGTTAACACGACAGACAAGGAAATGGAAGTCCTTCACTTAAGGAATGTCTCATTTGAGGATGCTGGGGAGTATACATGTTTGGCGGGTAATTCTATTGGGATCTCCCATCACTCTGCATGGTTGACAGTTCTCGAAG CTATCGAGGACACCCCGGCCATGATGACGTCCCCCCTCTACCTGGAGATCATCATTTACTGCACCGGGGCCTTCCTCATCTCCTGCATGGTGGTGACCGTCATCATCTACAAGATGAAGAGCACCACCAAGAAGACGGACTTCAACAGCCAGCTGGCCGTGCACAAGCTGGCCAAGAGCATCCCCCTGCGCAGACAGGTAACAG TGTCGGCCGACTCCAGCTCCTCCATGAACTCGGGCGTGATGCTGGTCCGGCCCTCGCGGCTCTCCTCCAGCGGCACCCCGATGCTGGCCGGCGTCTCCGAGTACGAGCTCCCCGAGGACCCGCGCTGGGAGCTGCCCCGGGACAG GCTGATCCTGGGCAAGCCCCTGGGCGAAGGGTGCTTCGGGCAGGTGGTGCTGGCAGAAGCCATCGGCCTGGACAAGGAGAAGCCGAACCGCGTCACCAAGGTGGCGGTGAAGATGCTCAAGT CTGACGCCACGGAGAAGGACTTGTCCGACCTCATCTCCGAGATGGAGATGATGAAGATGATCGGCAAGCACAAGAACATCATCAACCTGCTGGGAGCCTGCACGCAGGACG GACCCCTCTACGTGATCGTGGAGTACGCCAGCAAGGGCAACCTGCGGGAGTACCTGCAAGCCCGGCGGCCCCCCGGCATGGAGTACTGCTACAACCCGGCCCGCGTCCCCGAGGAGCAGCTCTCCTTCAAGGACCTGGTCTCCTGTGCCTACCAGGTGGCCCGGGGCATGGAGTACCTGGCCTCCAAGAAG tgcatccacagggacctggcgGCCAGGAACGTCCTGGTGACCGAGGACAACGTGATGAAGATCGCTGACTTCGGTCTGGCCCGCGACATCCACCACATAGATTACTACAAGAAGACGACAAAC GGCCGGCTGCCGGTGAAGTGGATGGCCCCGGAGGCTCTGTTCGACCGGATATACACGCACCAGAGCGACGT GTGGTCCTTCGGCGTGCTGCTGTGGGAGATCTTCACGCTGGGCGGCTCGCCCTACCCCGGCGTGCCCGTCGAGGAGCTCTTCAAGCTGCTGAAGGAAGGTCACAGGATGGACAAGCCCAGCAACTGCACCAACGAGCT GTACATGATGATGCGGGACTGCTGGCACGCCGTCCCCTCCCAGAGACCCACCTTCAAGCAGCTGGTGGAAGATCTGGATAGAATCGTGGCCATGACCTCCAACCAG GAGTACCTGGACCTCTCCATGCCGCTGGATCAGTATTCTCCCGGCTTCCCGGACACGCGCAGCTCCACCTGCTCCTCGGGGGAGGACTCGGTTTTCTCCCACGACCCCCTGCCAGACGAGCCGTGCCTTCCCCGGTTCCCCCCTCAGCACACCAACGGCGGGCTGAAGCGACACTGA
- the FGFR1 gene encoding fibroblast growth factor receptor 1 isoform X1 translates to MLTWRCLILWAVLVTAALSAARPAPTLPDQALPKAKIEVESHSAHPGDLLQLRCRLRDDVQSINWVRDGVQLAENNRTRITGEEVEVRDAVPEDSGLYACMTNSPSGSETTYFSVNVSDALPSAEDDDDEDDSSSEEKEADNTKPNQAIAPYWTYPEKMEKKLHAVPAAKTVKFKCPSSGTPNPTLRWLKNGKEFKPDHRIGGYKVRYATWSIIMDSVVPSDKGNYTCIVENKYGSINHTYQLDVVERSPHRPILQAGLPANKTVALGSNVEFVCKVYSDPQPHIQWLKHIEVNGSKIGPDNLPYVQILKTAGVNTTDKEMEVLHLRNVSFEDAGEYTCLAGNSIGISHHSAWLTVLEAIEDTPAMMTSPLYLEIIIYCTGAFLISCMVVTVIIYKMKSTTKKTDFNSQLAVHKLAKSIPLRRQVSADSSSSMNSGVMLVRPSRLSSSGTPMLAGVSEYELPEDPRWELPRDRLILGKPLGEGCFGQVVLAEAIGLDKEKPNRVTKVAVKMLKSDATEKDLSDLISEMEMMKMIGKHKNIINLLGACTQDGPLYVIVEYASKGNLREYLQARRPPGMEYCYNPARVPEEQLSFKDLVSCAYQVARGMEYLASKKCIHRDLAARNVLVTEDNVMKIADFGLARDIHHIDYYKKTTNGRLPVKWMAPEALFDRIYTHQSDVWSFGVLLWEIFTLGGSPYPGVPVEELFKLLKEGHRMDKPSNCTNELYMMMRDCWHAVPSQRPTFKQLVEDLDRIVAMTSNQEYLDLSMPLDQYSPGFPDTRSSTCSSGEDSVFSHDPLPDEPCLPRFPPQHTNGGLKRH, encoded by the exons ATGTTGACCTGGCGGTGCCTCATCCTTTGGGCTGTGCTGGTCACAGCCGCGCTCTCCGCTGCCAGGCCGGCCCCCACCCTGCCCGACCAAG ctctgcccaaAGCAAAAATCGAAGTGGAGTCCCACTCGGCCCACCCCGGCGACCTCCTCCAGCTGCGCTGCCGGCTGAGGGATGACGTCCAGAGCATCAACTGGGTGCGCGACGGCGTCCAGCTGGCCGAGAACAACCGGACGCGCATTACCGGGGAGGAGGTAGAGGTCAGGGACGCGGTGCCCGAGGACTCGGGGCTCTATGCCTGCATGACCAACAGCCCCTCGGGAAGCGAGACCACCTACTTCTCCGTGAACGTCTCAG ACGCGCTGCCCTCCGCGGAGGATGATGACGACGAAGATGATTCCTCTTcggaggagaaggaggcagacAACACCAAGCCAAACC aGGCCATCGCTCCGTACTGGACCTATCCCGAGAAGATGGAGAAGAAGCTCCACGCCGTCCCCGCCGCCAAAACGGTGAAATTCAAGTGTCCGTCGAGCGGGACGCCCAACCCCACGCTGCGCTGGCTGAAGAACGGCAAGGAGTTCAAACCCGACCACCGCATCGGCGGCTACAAG GTCCGCTACGCGACCTGGAGCATCATCATGGACTCGGTGGTGCCGTCCGATAAGGGCAACTACACCTGCATCGTGGAGAACAAATACGGGAGCATCAACCACACCTACCAGCTGGATGTCGTGG AGCGGTCCCCGCACCGGCCCatcctgcaggcagggctgcccgccAACAAGACGGTGGCCCTGGGCAGCAACGTCGAGTTCGTCTGCAAGGTCTACAGCGACCCGCAGCCCCACATCCAGTGGCTGAAGCACATCGAGGTGAACGGCAGCAAGATCGGCCCCGACAACCTGCCCTACGTGCAGATCCTGAAG ACGGCTGGCGTTAACACGACAGACAAGGAAATGGAAGTCCTTCACTTAAGGAATGTCTCATTTGAGGATGCTGGGGAGTATACATGTTTGGCGGGTAATTCTATTGGGATCTCCCATCACTCTGCATGGTTGACAGTTCTCGAAG CTATCGAGGACACCCCGGCCATGATGACGTCCCCCCTCTACCTGGAGATCATCATTTACTGCACCGGGGCCTTCCTCATCTCCTGCATGGTGGTGACCGTCATCATCTACAAGATGAAGAGCACCACCAAGAAGACGGACTTCAACAGCCAGCTGGCCGTGCACAAGCTGGCCAAGAGCATCCCCCTGCGCAGACAG GTGTCGGCCGACTCCAGCTCCTCCATGAACTCGGGCGTGATGCTGGTCCGGCCCTCGCGGCTCTCCTCCAGCGGCACCCCGATGCTGGCCGGCGTCTCCGAGTACGAGCTCCCCGAGGACCCGCGCTGGGAGCTGCCCCGGGACAG GCTGATCCTGGGCAAGCCCCTGGGCGAAGGGTGCTTCGGGCAGGTGGTGCTGGCAGAAGCCATCGGCCTGGACAAGGAGAAGCCGAACCGCGTCACCAAGGTGGCGGTGAAGATGCTCAAGT CTGACGCCACGGAGAAGGACTTGTCCGACCTCATCTCCGAGATGGAGATGATGAAGATGATCGGCAAGCACAAGAACATCATCAACCTGCTGGGAGCCTGCACGCAGGACG GACCCCTCTACGTGATCGTGGAGTACGCCAGCAAGGGCAACCTGCGGGAGTACCTGCAAGCCCGGCGGCCCCCCGGCATGGAGTACTGCTACAACCCGGCCCGCGTCCCCGAGGAGCAGCTCTCCTTCAAGGACCTGGTCTCCTGTGCCTACCAGGTGGCCCGGGGCATGGAGTACCTGGCCTCCAAGAAG tgcatccacagggacctggcgGCCAGGAACGTCCTGGTGACCGAGGACAACGTGATGAAGATCGCTGACTTCGGTCTGGCCCGCGACATCCACCACATAGATTACTACAAGAAGACGACAAAC GGCCGGCTGCCGGTGAAGTGGATGGCCCCGGAGGCTCTGTTCGACCGGATATACACGCACCAGAGCGACGT GTGGTCCTTCGGCGTGCTGCTGTGGGAGATCTTCACGCTGGGCGGCTCGCCCTACCCCGGCGTGCCCGTCGAGGAGCTCTTCAAGCTGCTGAAGGAAGGTCACAGGATGGACAAGCCCAGCAACTGCACCAACGAGCT GTACATGATGATGCGGGACTGCTGGCACGCCGTCCCCTCCCAGAGACCCACCTTCAAGCAGCTGGTGGAAGATCTGGATAGAATCGTGGCCATGACCTCCAACCAG GAGTACCTGGACCTCTCCATGCCGCTGGATCAGTATTCTCCCGGCTTCCCGGACACGCGCAGCTCCACCTGCTCCTCGGGGGAGGACTCGGTTTTCTCCCACGACCCCCTGCCAGACGAGCCGTGCCTTCCCCGGTTCCCCCCTCAGCACACCAACGGCGGGCTGAAGCGACACTGA
- the FGFR1 gene encoding fibroblast growth factor receptor 1 isoform X3 produces the protein MLTWRCLILWAVLVTAALSAARPAPTLPDQDALPSAEDDDDEDDSSSEEKEADNTKPNQAIAPYWTYPEKMEKKLHAVPAAKTVKFKCPSSGTPNPTLRWLKNGKEFKPDHRIGGYKVRYATWSIIMDSVVPSDKGNYTCIVENKYGSINHTYQLDVVERSPHRPILQAGLPANKTVALGSNVEFVCKVYSDPQPHIQWLKHIEVNGSKIGPDNLPYVQILKTAGVNTTDKEMEVLHLRNVSFEDAGEYTCLAGNSIGISHHSAWLTVLEAIEDTPAMMTSPLYLEIIIYCTGAFLISCMVVTVIIYKMKSTTKKTDFNSQLAVHKLAKSIPLRRQVSADSSSSMNSGVMLVRPSRLSSSGTPMLAGVSEYELPEDPRWELPRDRLILGKPLGEGCFGQVVLAEAIGLDKEKPNRVTKVAVKMLKSDATEKDLSDLISEMEMMKMIGKHKNIINLLGACTQDGPLYVIVEYASKGNLREYLQARRPPGMEYCYNPARVPEEQLSFKDLVSCAYQVARGMEYLASKKCIHRDLAARNVLVTEDNVMKIADFGLARDIHHIDYYKKTTNGRLPVKWMAPEALFDRIYTHQSDVWSFGVLLWEIFTLGGSPYPGVPVEELFKLLKEGHRMDKPSNCTNELYMMMRDCWHAVPSQRPTFKQLVEDLDRIVAMTSNQEYLDLSMPLDQYSPGFPDTRSSTCSSGEDSVFSHDPLPDEPCLPRFPPQHTNGGLKRH, from the exons ATGTTGACCTGGCGGTGCCTCATCCTTTGGGCTGTGCTGGTCACAGCCGCGCTCTCCGCTGCCAGGCCGGCCCCCACCCTGCCCGACCAAG ACGCGCTGCCCTCCGCGGAGGATGATGACGACGAAGATGATTCCTCTTcggaggagaaggaggcagacAACACCAAGCCAAACC aGGCCATCGCTCCGTACTGGACCTATCCCGAGAAGATGGAGAAGAAGCTCCACGCCGTCCCCGCCGCCAAAACGGTGAAATTCAAGTGTCCGTCGAGCGGGACGCCCAACCCCACGCTGCGCTGGCTGAAGAACGGCAAGGAGTTCAAACCCGACCACCGCATCGGCGGCTACAAG GTCCGCTACGCGACCTGGAGCATCATCATGGACTCGGTGGTGCCGTCCGATAAGGGCAACTACACCTGCATCGTGGAGAACAAATACGGGAGCATCAACCACACCTACCAGCTGGATGTCGTGG AGCGGTCCCCGCACCGGCCCatcctgcaggcagggctgcccgccAACAAGACGGTGGCCCTGGGCAGCAACGTCGAGTTCGTCTGCAAGGTCTACAGCGACCCGCAGCCCCACATCCAGTGGCTGAAGCACATCGAGGTGAACGGCAGCAAGATCGGCCCCGACAACCTGCCCTACGTGCAGATCCTGAAG ACGGCTGGCGTTAACACGACAGACAAGGAAATGGAAGTCCTTCACTTAAGGAATGTCTCATTTGAGGATGCTGGGGAGTATACATGTTTGGCGGGTAATTCTATTGGGATCTCCCATCACTCTGCATGGTTGACAGTTCTCGAAG CTATCGAGGACACCCCGGCCATGATGACGTCCCCCCTCTACCTGGAGATCATCATTTACTGCACCGGGGCCTTCCTCATCTCCTGCATGGTGGTGACCGTCATCATCTACAAGATGAAGAGCACCACCAAGAAGACGGACTTCAACAGCCAGCTGGCCGTGCACAAGCTGGCCAAGAGCATCCCCCTGCGCAGACAG GTGTCGGCCGACTCCAGCTCCTCCATGAACTCGGGCGTGATGCTGGTCCGGCCCTCGCGGCTCTCCTCCAGCGGCACCCCGATGCTGGCCGGCGTCTCCGAGTACGAGCTCCCCGAGGACCCGCGCTGGGAGCTGCCCCGGGACAG GCTGATCCTGGGCAAGCCCCTGGGCGAAGGGTGCTTCGGGCAGGTGGTGCTGGCAGAAGCCATCGGCCTGGACAAGGAGAAGCCGAACCGCGTCACCAAGGTGGCGGTGAAGATGCTCAAGT CTGACGCCACGGAGAAGGACTTGTCCGACCTCATCTCCGAGATGGAGATGATGAAGATGATCGGCAAGCACAAGAACATCATCAACCTGCTGGGAGCCTGCACGCAGGACG GACCCCTCTACGTGATCGTGGAGTACGCCAGCAAGGGCAACCTGCGGGAGTACCTGCAAGCCCGGCGGCCCCCCGGCATGGAGTACTGCTACAACCCGGCCCGCGTCCCCGAGGAGCAGCTCTCCTTCAAGGACCTGGTCTCCTGTGCCTACCAGGTGGCCCGGGGCATGGAGTACCTGGCCTCCAAGAAG tgcatccacagggacctggcgGCCAGGAACGTCCTGGTGACCGAGGACAACGTGATGAAGATCGCTGACTTCGGTCTGGCCCGCGACATCCACCACATAGATTACTACAAGAAGACGACAAAC GGCCGGCTGCCGGTGAAGTGGATGGCCCCGGAGGCTCTGTTCGACCGGATATACACGCACCAGAGCGACGT GTGGTCCTTCGGCGTGCTGCTGTGGGAGATCTTCACGCTGGGCGGCTCGCCCTACCCCGGCGTGCCCGTCGAGGAGCTCTTCAAGCTGCTGAAGGAAGGTCACAGGATGGACAAGCCCAGCAACTGCACCAACGAGCT GTACATGATGATGCGGGACTGCTGGCACGCCGTCCCCTCCCAGAGACCCACCTTCAAGCAGCTGGTGGAAGATCTGGATAGAATCGTGGCCATGACCTCCAACCAG GAGTACCTGGACCTCTCCATGCCGCTGGATCAGTATTCTCCCGGCTTCCCGGACACGCGCAGCTCCACCTGCTCCTCGGGGGAGGACTCGGTTTTCTCCCACGACCCCCTGCCAGACGAGCCGTGCCTTCCCCGGTTCCCCCCTCAGCACACCAACGGCGGGCTGAAGCGACACTGA